A genomic stretch from Halobellus sp. LT62 includes:
- the cofC gene encoding 2-phospho-L-lactate guanylyltransferase — MRVLVPYATLDPKSRLSSALTAGERREFALAMLCDVVEALRTLGHDPEPLVTEPLDVGRDVDSGQSLPAAVEDAEDVLGPLTQVVDERPLSAAVNAALDDTDAAEQAVVMADLALATPTALRRLFGVGGDVVIAPGRGGGTNAVVVRDPDFSVDYHGASYRDHRRIAEQRGLSVGVLDSMRLATDVDEPSDLAEVLLHGDGRARAWLVDAGFEIADAGDGRIGVERA; from the coding sequence ATGCGCGTCCTCGTTCCGTACGCGACTCTCGATCCGAAGAGCCGCCTCTCCTCGGCACTCACCGCGGGCGAGCGGCGGGAGTTCGCGCTGGCGATGCTCTGTGACGTCGTCGAGGCCCTTCGAACCCTCGGCCACGACCCTGAACCGCTCGTCACGGAGCCGTTAGACGTCGGTCGCGACGTCGACAGCGGCCAGTCACTACCTGCGGCCGTCGAAGACGCTGAAGACGTACTCGGTCCCCTGACACAAGTGGTCGACGAGCGGCCGTTGAGTGCCGCGGTGAACGCCGCTCTCGACGACACCGACGCCGCGGAACAGGCGGTCGTAATGGCGGACCTCGCGCTCGCGACGCCGACGGCGCTTCGACGGCTGTTCGGCGTCGGCGGCGACGTCGTAATCGCGCCCGGTCGCGGCGGCGGGACCAACGCGGTCGTCGTCCGCGACCCCGACTTCTCGGTCGACTACCACGGCGCGTCCTACCGCGACCACCGGCGGATCGCGGAACAGCGAGGCCTCTCTGTGGGCGTCCTCGACTCGATGCGGTTGGCGACGGACGTCGACGAACCGTCCGATCTCGCGGAAGTGTTGCTGCACGGCGACGGGCGGGCCCGAGCGTGGCTCGTCGATGCCGGCTTCGAGATAGCGGACGCTGGCGACGGACGCATCGGTGTCGAGCGGGCCTGA
- a CDS encoding tubulin/FtsZ family protein has protein sequence MKLAMIGFGQAGGKIVDKFVEYDKRHDSGIVRAAVAVNTAKADLMGLEHIPKDQRVLIGQSRVKGHGVGADNELGAEVAEEDIDEVQGAIDSIPVHEIDAFLVVAGLGGGTGSGGSPVLAKHLQRIYTEPVYGLGVLPGSDEGGIYTLNAARSFQTFVREVDNLLVFDNDAWRKTGESVQGGYDEINEEIVTRFGVLFGAGEIGQDGEVAESVVDSSEIINTLAGGGVSTVGYASETVENESSGGGLLSRITGSNEEDDLDTAHTTNRITSLVRKAALGRLTLPCEIEGTERALLVMAGPSQHLNRKGIERGRKWIEEQTGSMEVRGGDYPIRNSGKVASVILLSGVTNVPRIKELQQVAIEAQDNIDDIREESDDNLENLINDDEDELESLF, from the coding sequence ATGAAGCTTGCAATGATCGGTTTCGGGCAGGCCGGGGGAAAGATCGTCGACAAATTCGTCGAATACGACAAGCGCCACGACTCGGGGATCGTCCGCGCGGCGGTCGCCGTCAACACCGCGAAAGCCGACCTGATGGGACTGGAACACATCCCGAAGGACCAGCGGGTCCTCATCGGTCAATCGCGTGTCAAGGGTCACGGCGTCGGCGCTGACAACGAACTCGGCGCGGAAGTCGCCGAGGAAGACATCGACGAAGTCCAGGGTGCGATCGACAGCATCCCGGTCCACGAGATCGACGCGTTCCTCGTCGTCGCCGGTCTCGGCGGCGGCACCGGCAGCGGCGGCTCGCCCGTACTCGCGAAACACCTCCAGCGCATCTACACGGAGCCGGTGTACGGGCTGGGGGTCCTGCCCGGTAGTGACGAGGGCGGAATCTACACGTTGAACGCGGCGCGGTCGTTCCAGACGTTCGTCCGCGAGGTCGACAACCTCCTCGTCTTCGACAACGACGCTTGGCGGAAGACCGGCGAATCGGTGCAGGGCGGCTACGACGAGATCAACGAGGAGATCGTCACCCGCTTCGGCGTCCTCTTCGGGGCCGGCGAGATCGGCCAAGACGGCGAAGTCGCAGAGAGCGTCGTCGACTCCTCGGAGATCATCAACACGCTCGCCGGCGGCGGCGTCTCGACTGTCGGCTACGCCTCGGAAACCGTCGAAAACGAATCCTCCGGCGGCGGGTTGCTCTCGCGAATCACCGGGAGCAACGAGGAAGACGATCTCGACACTGCCCACACCACCAACCGAATCACTTCGCTGGTTCGGAAAGCCGCGCTCGGACGGCTCACACTCCCCTGTGAGATCGAAGGGACCGAGCGGGCGCTGCTTGTTATGGCTGGCCCTTCCCAGCACCTCAATCGGAAGGGGATCGAACGCGGTCGCAAGTGGATCGAAGAGCAGACCGGAAGTATGGAAGTCCGCGGCGGCGACTACCCGATCCGAAACTCCGGAAAGGTCGCGTCCGTCATTCTCCTCTCTGGCGTGACGAACGTCCCCCGGATCAAGGAGCTACAGCAGGTCGCCATCGAAGCGCAGGATAACATCGACGATATCCGAGAGGAGAGCGATGACAATCTGGAGAATCTCATCAACGATGACGAAGACGAGCTGGAGTCGCTTTTCTAG
- a CDS encoding complex I NDUFA9 subunit family protein — translation MKVLVVGGSGFIGSALCRELKNRGHEVTALSRSPSSEDLPKGVNKVMGNVADYDSIRGAFEGMDAVYNLVALSPLFKPSGGDEMHDKVHRQGTEHVVRAAEKHEVGHLVQMSALGADPDGSTAYIRSKGEAEEIVTESVLDYTIFRPSVIFGDGGEFISFTKLLAPPYVSALPGGGKTRFQPLWVGDIVPMLADAIEDEKHVGQIYEIGGPDKLTLAEIARMIHESDGRSTTVVSVPMGLAKIGLSIGDLIPGFPMGKDQYRSLKFDNVTEDNELDAFGVGVGELTTLKAYLNGRRSEMTESARATAE, via the coding sequence ATGAAAGTATTGGTCGTCGGCGGAAGCGGATTCATCGGAAGCGCCCTCTGTCGTGAATTGAAAAACCGGGGCCACGAGGTGACAGCGCTCTCCCGCAGTCCGAGCAGCGAGGACCTCCCCAAAGGCGTGAACAAGGTGATGGGTAACGTCGCCGATTACGACTCTATCCGAGGAGCGTTCGAGGGGATGGACGCGGTCTACAACCTCGTCGCGCTCTCGCCGCTCTTCAAACCGAGCGGCGGCGACGAGATGCACGACAAAGTGCATCGACAGGGGACCGAGCACGTCGTCCGCGCCGCCGAGAAACACGAGGTCGGCCATCTCGTCCAGATGAGTGCGCTCGGGGCCGACCCCGACGGATCGACCGCGTACATCCGCTCGAAGGGCGAAGCCGAGGAGATCGTCACCGAGTCCGTCCTCGACTACACGATCTTCCGCCCGTCGGTCATTTTCGGTGACGGCGGCGAGTTCATCTCGTTCACGAAACTGCTCGCGCCGCCGTACGTCAGCGCCTTGCCCGGCGGCGGCAAGACCCGCTTCCAGCCGCTTTGGGTGGGGGACATCGTCCCGATGCTCGCCGACGCGATCGAGGACGAGAAACACGTCGGGCAGATCTACGAGATCGGCGGACCGGACAAGCTCACCCTCGCCGAGATCGCGCGGATGATCCACGAGTCGGACGGGCGGTCGACGACCGTCGTCTCGGTCCCGATGGGGCTGGCGAAGATCGGGCTCAGCATCGGCGACCTCATCCCCGGGTTCCCGATGGGCAAAGACCAGTACCGCTCGCTCAAGTTCGACAACGTCACCGAGGACAACGAGCTCGATGCTTTCGGCGTTGGCGTGGGCGAACTCACCACGTTGAAGGCGTATCTGAATGGTCGTCGGAGCGAGATGACCGAGAGCGCGAGGGCGACGGCCGAGTGA
- a CDS encoding metal ABC transporter substrate-binding protein — protein METTRRRLLVTVAGAATLGITAGCVGGSTDTQSTADETSVQSSFFVFGDVARTVAGDAANSELLVPIGQHGHGWEPGPRVREDVYEASLLVHGMAGFQPWVDDIRRDLDADGSSVTTVDASSGLDLLAAVDEHDHAEDNHAEDDHTEGDHEDEAHTDDAHHEEPHEDDSHLDDHDHENSGTADPHFWMDPLRLAESVGTVRDALIEVDADDADAYESNAEAFRSALHDLHDCVEAIVSEAAGDVLLIAGHNSLRYFGDRYDVEIEALTQVSPDDQVTVRDVERAQERIERNDLRYICADPLESQRAAEQLVEETDAEAVLPLTSMPGLTDEWDEEGWGYLEVMESVNLPTIERVLTDQ, from the coding sequence ATGGAGACAACAAGACGTCGACTGCTCGTGACGGTTGCGGGCGCGGCCACCTTGGGAATCACCGCTGGCTGTGTCGGCGGTTCGACCGATACCCAATCGACGGCGGACGAAACGAGCGTCCAGTCGTCGTTCTTCGTGTTCGGCGACGTGGCCCGGACGGTCGCAGGCGACGCCGCGAATTCGGAACTGCTCGTGCCGATCGGACAGCACGGGCACGGGTGGGAACCGGGGCCGCGGGTTCGAGAGGACGTCTACGAGGCCTCACTTCTCGTGCACGGGATGGCGGGGTTCCAGCCTTGGGTCGACGACATCCGCCGCGATCTCGACGCCGACGGGTCGTCGGTGACGACAGTCGACGCCAGTTCGGGGCTCGACCTGCTCGCTGCGGTCGACGAACACGATCACGCTGAGGATAATCACGCTGAAGACGATCACACAGAGGGTGATCACGAGGACGAGGCCCACACCGACGACGCCCACCACGAGGAACCCCACGAGGACGACAGTCACCTCGACGACCACGACCACGAAAACAGCGGGACAGCGGATCCGCACTTCTGGATGGATCCGCTCCGCCTCGCCGAGTCCGTGGGAACCGTTCGCGACGCGTTGATCGAGGTGGACGCCGACGACGCCGACGCGTACGAGTCGAACGCCGAGGCGTTCCGCTCGGCGTTGCACGATCTCCACGACTGCGTCGAAGCCATCGTTTCGGAGGCTGCAGGCGACGTGCTCTTGATCGCCGGACACAACTCGCTGCGGTACTTCGGCGACCGGTACGACGTCGAGATCGAAGCGCTCACGCAGGTATCACCGGACGATCAGGTGACGGTGCGCGACGTCGAGCGTGCCCAAGAGAGAATCGAACGGAACGACCTCCGGTACATCTGCGCCGATCCCCTCGAATCGCAGCGGGCGGCCGAACAACTCGTCGAGGAGACCGACGCCGAGGCAGTCCTGCCACTCACGTCGATGCCCGGACTGACTGACGAATGGGACGAGGAGGGGTGGGGCTACCTCGAAGTGATGGAAAGCGTGAACCTCCCGACGATCGAACGGGTGCTGACTGACCAATGA
- a CDS encoding metal ABC transporter ATP-binding protein translates to MNAIEVRDVTFAYADEPVLRDVSFDVEEGAFLGLVGPNGSGKTTLLELLIGLRQPDGGSISLFGEPAVDFDDGERIGYVPQDVANANGEMPITVAEVVRMGRYPRRLIGRFSDDDRRAVADAMDRVGITDLADRRVGRLSGGQRQRVFIARALAGEADLLALDEPTTGVDAESRESFYDLLHELNDEGLTVVLIEHDIGVVTTHASEVACLNRELYFHGSPEAFVGTDALAEAYGGGQHIIRHDHR, encoded by the coding sequence ATGAACGCCATCGAAGTACGGGACGTCACGTTCGCCTACGCCGACGAGCCCGTTCTGCGAGACGTCTCGTTCGACGTCGAAGAGGGCGCGTTCCTCGGGCTAGTCGGTCCGAACGGGTCGGGCAAGACGACACTTCTCGAACTGCTGATCGGGCTTCGCCAGCCGGACGGCGGCTCGATTTCGCTGTTCGGCGAGCCCGCGGTCGACTTCGACGACGGGGAGCGGATCGGCTACGTCCCCCAAGACGTCGCGAACGCGAACGGGGAGATGCCGATCACGGTCGCCGAAGTCGTTCGGATGGGCCGCTATCCGCGTCGACTCATCGGACGCTTCTCCGACGATGACCGCCGCGCCGTCGCGGACGCGATGGATCGCGTCGGCATCACTGACCTCGCGGACCGCCGCGTCGGCCGTCTCTCCGGCGGGCAGCGCCAACGGGTGTTCATCGCCCGCGCGCTGGCCGGCGAAGCCGACCTGTTGGCGCTCGACGAACCGACGACCGGCGTCGACGCCGAGTCCCGCGAGTCGTTCTACGACCTCCTACACGAACTGAACGACGAGGGCCTCACCGTCGTCCTCATTGAGCACGACATCGGCGTCGTCACGACGCACGCCAGCGAAGTCGCCTGCCTCAATCGGGAACTGTACTTCCACGGCAGCCCCGAGGCGTTCGTCGGGACCGACGCGCTGGCGGAGGCGTACGGCGGCGGCCAACATATTATCCGCCACGACCACCGATGA
- a CDS encoding metal ABC transporter permease translates to MESRMTATQTPAAVALARSGVAVDVAIDVTTDVVLDGVWGTILDLLAALTGFEIIGLPFMQRAYLAAICIAIIGPLVGSFLVHREMAMIGDTLAHSAFAGVAAGLFVNAALSLTVSPLLTALVVAAVAALAVQALVDYAGAYRDTSLAIVLTGSFAVGSVLVTATDGGIAVGISAYLFGSLATVTRANAAVLLAMTVVVVTVVAVAYRPLVYVTFDEVGARAVGLDVTRYSQLLAVLTAVVVVAAMQIMGVILVAAMLVIPVAAATPIRGFPRSIAAAVAAGFVATILGVTLSYWYDVAAGGTIVLVAIGVYALSRAAVLANRRRVV, encoded by the coding sequence ATGGAGTCCCGAATGACCGCGACACAGACGCCCGCTGCCGTCGCGCTCGCCCGCTCCGGCGTTGCCGTCGACGTCGCCATCGACGTCACGACCGACGTCGTTCTCGACGGCGTGTGGGGAACGATACTCGATCTCTTGGCCGCGCTGACCGGGTTCGAGATCATCGGGCTCCCGTTTATGCAGCGCGCGTACCTAGCGGCGATCTGCATCGCGATCATCGGGCCGCTCGTCGGGAGCTTTCTGGTCCACCGCGAGATGGCGATGATCGGGGACACGCTCGCGCACTCGGCGTTCGCGGGGGTCGCGGCCGGGCTGTTCGTGAACGCCGCGCTCTCGCTTACCGTCTCCCCGCTTTTGACCGCGCTCGTCGTGGCGGCCGTCGCCGCGCTGGCGGTGCAGGCGCTCGTCGACTACGCCGGCGCGTATCGCGACACGTCGCTCGCGATCGTTCTCACCGGGTCGTTCGCGGTCGGAAGCGTGCTCGTGACCGCCACCGACGGAGGTATCGCCGTCGGAATCAGCGCGTACCTCTTCGGGTCGCTCGCCACGGTCACGCGGGCCAACGCCGCCGTCCTGCTAGCGATGACCGTTGTCGTCGTCACCGTGGTCGCCGTCGCGTACCGTCCGCTCGTCTACGTCACCTTCGACGAGGTGGGCGCGCGCGCCGTCGGCCTCGACGTCACGCGCTACTCTCAGCTGCTTGCGGTCCTGACGGCGGTCGTCGTCGTCGCCGCGATGCAGATTATGGGCGTCATCCTCGTCGCCGCGATGCTCGTGATCCCGGTCGCCGCCGCGACTCCCATCCGGGGGTTCCCGCGCTCGATCGCCGCTGCCGTCGCTGCCGGATTCGTCGCGACGATCCTCGGCGTCACGCTGTCGTACTGGTACGACGTCGCCGCGGGCGGGACGATCGTGCTCGTCGCGATCGGCGTGTACGCCCTCTCGCGAGCGGCGGTGTTGGCGAACCGCCGTCGGGTTGTCTGA
- the tmk gene encoding dTMP kinase produces MLLTLEGLDGSGKSTAWEALRAEYPDAVFTREPTDSWYGDAVARSMGDDDADPLAELFLFTADHADHLSRVVRPALSEGTLVVTDRYTDSRYAYQAASLSESYLAGGRDPLTYIQEIHEAFTHPPDATIYLDVDPETAAERAGATNKFERAAYLEQVRENYERLIDADPDRFVRVDAGQPLEDVLAEVKSAVEDILERR; encoded by the coding sequence ATGCTGCTCACGTTGGAGGGACTGGACGGCAGCGGAAAGAGCACCGCGTGGGAGGCGCTCAGAGCCGAGTACCCCGACGCGGTGTTCACCCGCGAGCCGACCGACTCGTGGTACGGTGACGCGGTCGCGCGCTCGATGGGCGACGACGACGCCGATCCCCTCGCGGAACTCTTCTTGTTCACGGCCGACCACGCCGACCACCTCTCGCGGGTCGTCCGACCGGCGCTGTCGGAGGGCACCCTCGTCGTCACCGACCGCTACACCGACTCCCGCTACGCCTATCAGGCGGCGTCGCTCTCGGAGTCGTATCTCGCCGGAGGCCGGGATCCGCTGACGTACATTCAGGAGATCCACGAGGCCTTCACGCACCCGCCGGACGCGACGATCTATCTCGACGTCGACCCCGAGACGGCGGCCGAACGGGCGGGCGCGACCAACAAGTTCGAGCGCGCGGCGTACCTCGAACAGGTCCGAGAGAACTACGAACGACTCATCGACGCCGATCCCGACCGGTTCGTCCGCGTCGACGCGGGACAACCGCTCGAAGACGTCCTCGCCGAGGTGAAATCCGCAGTCGAGGACATTCTGGAGCGCCGCTAG
- a CDS encoding Lrp/AsnC family transcriptional regulator, translating into MVHAYIMVKTGPGTSEQIVKSIRGLATVAEAHIVAGAYDIIVEADAEAVYEILNAASNEIQGLTGVTDTKTYIAMG; encoded by the coding sequence ATGGTGCACGCATACATTATGGTGAAGACCGGGCCGGGAACGTCCGAGCAGATCGTCAAATCGATCCGCGGACTCGCGACCGTCGCCGAGGCCCACATCGTCGCGGGCGCGTACGACATCATCGTCGAGGCGGACGCCGAGGCCGTCTACGAGATCCTGAACGCGGCCTCGAACGAGATTCAGGGACTGACCGGCGTCACCGACACGAAGACGTACATCGCGATGGGGTGA
- a CDS encoding potassium channel family protein, which yields MRFVIIGAGRVGLRTARVLRDEGHQITLVERDRDQAERARDDGFEVVEGDGSLEDVLLEAGIEEADGLGALTSNLNVNFAACSIAKHHRTWTVLRVDEEYREEVYEKYADEVDEVVYPERLGAIGAKNALLGGSIRAIADVAQHLQVVLMTVTEQSPMRGYTIEEVALPANSRIVAFGKADEPMGLPLSDDSLEVGDRLAVLADFDVLEEVRQLIVGERLAPEGGVA from the coding sequence ATGCGGTTTGTTATCATTGGGGCTGGCCGTGTCGGACTCCGGACGGCCCGCGTTCTCAGAGACGAGGGGCACCAGATCACGCTCGTCGAACGGGACCGCGACCAGGCGGAGCGCGCCCGCGATGATGGATTCGAGGTCGTCGAGGGCGACGGGTCGCTCGAGGATGTGCTCCTCGAAGCCGGGATCGAGGAAGCCGATGGACTGGGTGCGCTCACGAGCAATCTGAACGTCAACTTCGCGGCGTGCTCGATCGCGAAGCACCACCGGACGTGGACGGTCCTGCGGGTCGACGAGGAGTACCGCGAGGAGGTCTACGAGAAGTACGCCGACGAGGTCGACGAGGTCGTCTACCCCGAACGGCTCGGCGCGATCGGCGCGAAGAACGCACTCCTCGGCGGGTCGATCCGGGCCATCGCCGACGTCGCACAGCACCTGCAGGTGGTGTTGATGACTGTCACCGAGCAGTCGCCGATGCGCGGGTACACGATCGAGGAGGTCGCGCTCCCCGCCAACTCGCGGATCGTCGCGTTCGGGAAGGCCGACGAGCCGATGGGACTGCCGCTGTCGGACGACTCGCTCGAAGTCGGCGACCGACTCGCTGTACTCGCTGACTTCGACGTCCTCGAAGAGGTCCGACAGCTGATCGTCGGCGAACGCCTCGCGCCCGAGGGAGGTGTCGCCTGA
- a CDS encoding Lrp/AsnC family transcriptional regulator: MVTAYVMVKASTGDVDRLKSEMTALDSGVESVSVVAGDVDYIVKVRVDGPEDVKEIATAIHEMPGIENTQTYIAMD; encoded by the coding sequence ATGGTCACCGCCTACGTGATGGTCAAAGCCTCTACCGGCGACGTCGACCGGCTGAAATCGGAGATGACGGCGCTCGACAGCGGGGTCGAGAGCGTCAGTGTCGTCGCCGGCGACGTCGACTACATCGTGAAAGTCCGCGTCGACGGCCCCGAGGACGTCAAGGAGATCGCCACCGCGATCCACGAGATGCCCGGCATCGAGAACACGCAGACGTACATCGCGATGGACTGA
- a CDS encoding DUF5813 family protein, whose translation MSGSDAVERARRAADAEDAFEETARGQYAIATTVFDAAVSIGGDDGKATFSVTVRVPMLDATTADRVAPVVEDGWFDTFALRMEDVDGALRGSDEVDVEVEREGEKAVIRAEIDDIDAKRGASNAVAVVDYVEGTYVEGIIPGYEYTEPVTHLIQRAADTAGGSQGGTPL comes from the coding sequence ATGAGCGGGTCCGACGCGGTCGAGCGCGCCCGGCGCGCCGCCGACGCCGAGGACGCCTTCGAGGAAACAGCGCGGGGGCAGTACGCGATCGCGACCACGGTCTTCGATGCCGCGGTCTCGATCGGGGGCGACGACGGGAAGGCGACGTTCTCCGTTACCGTTCGCGTGCCGATGCTCGATGCGACCACTGCCGATCGTGTCGCACCGGTCGTCGAGGACGGGTGGTTCGACACGTTCGCGCTCCGAATGGAAGATGTCGACGGGGCGCTCCGCGGGAGCGACGAGGTCGACGTGGAGGTCGAACGAGAGGGAGAAAAAGCGGTCATCAGAGCCGAGATCGACGATATCGACGCGAAACGAGGTGCCTCCAACGCGGTCGCCGTCGTCGACTACGTCGAGGGAACGTACGTCGAGGGAATCATCCCGGGCTACGAGTACACCGAACCCGTGACGCACCTGATCCAGCGGGCGGCCGACACCGCGGGCGGCAGTCAGGGCGGCACGCCGCTGTAA
- a CDS encoding 30S ribosomal protein S8e has protein sequence MQDQGRSKRKRTGGRRRRSHKKTRHQLGRQPAETTVGEPRFQVIDSRGNNEKIRALSANTAQVAIDGEVTEATIENVVENPANVNYVRRNIITKGAIIETSEGRARVTSRPGQSGQVNAVLVEE, from the coding sequence ATGCAGGACCAAGGACGTTCCAAGCGGAAGCGCACCGGCGGTCGACGCCGACGCTCGCACAAGAAGACCCGACACCAGCTGGGTCGCCAGCCGGCCGAGACCACTGTCGGCGAGCCCCGGTTCCAAGTCATCGACTCCCGTGGCAACAACGAGAAGATCCGCGCGCTCTCGGCGAACACCGCGCAGGTCGCCATCGACGGCGAGGTCACCGAGGCGACGATCGAGAACGTCGTCGAGAACCCCGCGAACGTCAACTACGTCCGCCGGAACATCATCACGAAAGGCGCGATCATCGAGACGAGCGAGGGTCGCGCCCGCGTGACGTCCCGACCCGGCCAGAGCGGTCAGGTCAACGCCGTTCTCGTCGAGGAGTAA
- a CDS encoding phosphate uptake regulator PhoU, with amino-acid sequence MVETRKVQVTGGSTFTVSIPKDWATDNDVSAGSVVEFYPEGDSLFLAPANGEERTEGTLDVTDLAGDELTRAVMTMYVSGFDIITLEGSRITTDQRRTIRQATQSLVGLEVLEETRDTVVIRDLLDSAELSIHTAVRRMRLISLSMLEDAVDALAELDTDMARDVIQRDDDVDRLWMVVSRIFRATLRTPKAAEELGLPREVCFDYQSAARQLERIGDHATKIAHLTLEFENPIPEDVVEALKELHEEAQKIIDDGMQALLADDSDEATRLANEARESVQVIDERARKIDELLRDLDPARAQLLGLIVDSVSRSADYGGNIAETALQKAAPTP; translated from the coding sequence ATGGTGGAAACGCGGAAGGTGCAGGTCACGGGCGGATCGACGTTCACGGTGTCGATTCCGAAAGACTGGGCGACGGACAACGACGTCTCCGCGGGAAGCGTCGTCGAGTTCTACCCGGAGGGGGACTCGCTGTTTCTGGCACCGGCGAACGGCGAGGAGCGAACCGAAGGAACGCTGGACGTGACCGACCTCGCCGGCGACGAGCTCACGCGCGCGGTGATGACGATGTACGTCAGCGGGTTCGACATCATCACGCTGGAGGGGTCGCGGATCACGACCGATCAACGGCGGACGATCAGACAGGCCACGCAGAGTCTCGTCGGACTGGAGGTCTTAGAGGAGACCCGCGATACGGTCGTCATCAGGGATCTGCTCGACTCCGCGGAGCTGTCGATCCACACGGCCGTCAGACGGATGCGACTGATCTCGCTGTCGATGCTCGAAGACGCCGTCGACGCCCTCGCGGAGCTCGATACCGATATGGCCCGCGACGTGATCCAGCGCGACGACGACGTCGATCGCCTCTGGATGGTCGTCTCTCGCATCTTCCGCGCGACGCTGCGGACGCCGAAGGCCGCCGAGGAACTGGGGCTGCCGCGGGAGGTCTGCTTCGATTACCAGTCCGCCGCGCGCCAGCTCGAACGCATCGGCGACCACGCGACGAAGATCGCACACCTCACCCTCGAGTTCGAGAATCCGATTCCCGAGGACGTCGTCGAGGCCCTCAAGGAACTGCACGAGGAGGCCCAGAAGATCATCGACGACGGGATGCAGGCGCTCTTGGCCGACGACAGCGACGAGGCGACGCGCCTCGCGAACGAGGCCCGCGAATCCGTCCAGGTGATCGACGAACGGGCCCGAAAGATCGACGAACTGCTCCGCGACCTCGATCCCGCCCGAGCGCAACTGCTCGGGCTCATCGTCGACTCCGTCTCGCGGAGCGCGGACTACGGCGGAAACATCGCCGAAACCGCGCTGCAGAAAGCCGCGCCGACGCCGTAG
- a CDS encoding PstS family phosphate ABC transporter substrate-binding protein, with amino-acid sequence MTREPKRNSRVSRRTLLTAVGGLGTAGLAGCTQQNTGGDATAEPTDGDADGGDTDGSGDGGSQALSGDIAIAGSSTVFPLASAMGERFEEEHDEVSISLQSTGSGGGFANYFCTGQTDFNNASRPIQPEEEEQCAESGVEPIELKVATDALTVIVNNDNNFLGDGLTVEQLREIWSAESSPETWADVNSEWPDEPMELYGPSDASGTYDYFNETIIGEEGEHRQDYSPTEQDRTIIQGVSGSEYAIGYLGFAYYSQNQDTVQAVSISDGDGDYVEPSLDTALSGEYTPLSRPLFTYPNVSALGEEHIAEFARYWIENSTSEAIVADEVGYVPLSEEERDEMLGRIDEAAGGSD; translated from the coding sequence ATGACGCGCGAACCCAAGCGCAATAGTCGTGTTTCACGTCGTACACTGCTCACAGCGGTTGGCGGTCTCGGAACCGCCGGGCTGGCGGGCTGTACACAGCAAAATACAGGCGGTGACGCTACCGCGGAACCGACCGACGGCGATGCGGACGGCGGCGACACGGACGGATCCGGGGACGGCGGTTCGCAGGCGCTCTCCGGCGACATCGCGATCGCGGGCTCCTCGACGGTGTTCCCGCTGGCGAGCGCGATGGGTGAACGGTTCGAGGAGGAACACGACGAAGTCAGTATCAGCCTCCAATCGACGGGCTCCGGCGGCGGCTTCGCGAACTACTTCTGCACGGGGCAGACCGACTTCAACAACGCCTCGCGGCCGATTCAGCCGGAGGAGGAAGAACAGTGCGCAGAGAGCGGGGTCGAGCCGATCGAGCTCAAGGTCGCGACCGACGCGCTGACGGTGATCGTCAACAACGACAACAACTTCCTCGGCGACGGGCTCACTGTCGAGCAGCTGCGGGAGATCTGGTCGGCGGAGTCGTCTCCGGAGACGTGGGCGGACGTCAACTCCGAGTGGCCCGACGAACCGATGGAGCTGTACGGCCCCTCCGACGCCTCGGGGACGTACGATTACTTCAACGAGACGATCATCGGCGAGGAGGGCGAGCACCGCCAGGACTACTCGCCGACCGAGCAGGACCGAACGATCATCCAAGGCGTGAGCGGCTCGGAGTACGCGATCGGGTACCTCGGCTTCGCGTACTACAGCCAGAACCAAGACACGGTACAGGCCGTGTCGATCAGCGACGGCGACGGCGACTACGTCGAGCCCTCGCTCGACACCGCGCTCTCGGGCGAGTACACGCCGCTCTCGCGGCCCCTGTTCACGTATCCGAACGTCTCGGCGCTCGGCGAGGAACACATCGCCGAGTTCGCTCGCTACTGGATCGAGAACTCGACGAGCGAAGCGATCGTGGCCGACGAGGTCGGCTACGTCCCGCTCAGCGAGGAGGAACGCGACGAGATGCTCGGTCGAATCGACGAGGCCGCGGGCGGATCCGACTGA